The Corynebacterium sp. SCR221107 genome includes the window GCCATGAATCAAGGCCTTTCTTGTGGTTTACGGATGGACAATGCGCGAAGCTTCTCGCTGGGAATTCTTGAAGTTAGTGTGACGCAATTCTTCGATGGCCGGGCAGTTTTCATGAAGAAAACCATGACCGGGGATGCCCACGGCCTAGTTGCGCGGGCGCTTAGTATTCGCCCGGACCCCCAAAAGGACGTCCTCCCAGTGCGGGGTCACAGCCTTGCGGCGGCGTTTGGAAGCTGGCTTGTCCGTCCCTGGGTGCTGAAGGAAGTCCTCGCCGTGTGCCTCGGCGACCTGTTCATCGTGCGCATCGGCTTCGTGGCTGCTGTCGTGCTCGTCACCCTCGCCGTTCTGGGAGCCATCATCTAAACCGAGTGTTTCTTTTCCTGCGGAGGATCCATGATCGGGATCGTCTTCATTGTCGATCGTGACGGCCGGAATGTCATCGAGTGTGCGCTCTAACTCGGAATCGACGGTGCCGATGAGCGCGTCGATGCCCTTTACACCATGTGCCACGGCGCTGAGGGTGCGCACCGGCTTGGCGAAGTCTGGGTCGATGAGATCGGCAGCAATGCCATTGCGCGCCACCGCCGTTGCCTGCGAAGTGCCATGGCGTAGGTAGGCCCACTCGGCCTCGTTTTCCGAAAGGCCAGCCTTCCACGAGACCTTGACCACCCACTGGTTGGCGGCATCCCGATAGGCATCCCACGTCGTCGTAGAAAGATCAAGCCCGCGGGCAGCGAAAGCGGTAGCGAGCACCTCCCACAGGGTGAGCTTTGCCGGGCCGTCATCGCGCACCGGGTGTGCGGATTTGGCCAGCTCTGCGATACGCGCGCGTTCTAACAAGACAGGGTGCGCGTAGGGCTCGATGCGGGCCTCGACCACATCGTTTTCTGCGGCGAGCTCGGCGATGGTAGCGCCCGCACGAATGCGCTCCTGAATTTCTCGCGGACGGGTCTTCAGCGGCTTGGACAGGCGCGGATCAATGTCGCGGTGCGGTCGCGGTTGCTTGTGCTCGCCGGCAGCGGAGCCGGTTCCGGTTGTCTTTGAGGAGTCTTCGCCTTGCCCCTGGCCAATTGCGGCATCAGCCGTTTGGGATTGTGCGTCACCGGCGTTGCCATCGGATACCGAGTCCATATCCGAGCGTGCGTGATCCTCCCCGGCATGTTCGCTCGGTGCGAGACGATCGCTGGCTGGGGCAGTGATTTGACCCGAGTCCCCAGCTTCAACCTCATGATGAACCTCGGTTAATGCTGAGGCGGAGTCGAGGCCGGCATCCGAAGATGGAAAATCTCCCTGGGTATCTGTTACAGAGGCCGTGCTCGAATCGTCGGCAAGCGGTTGACCAAGCAAAACGGCGCGCAAGGAATCATCGACGGCGAGGAAGAATTGTTCGCCGGAAGCAACACCCGCCTCGTCGACCGCGTTGAAAACCAACGACGTGGTGGTCGACTCCGAAGGGCTGAGAATTAGTTCTCGCATAGTCGATGCTCCTCAATACAAGCGGTGGCCAGGTACACGTGAACTCCACTTTAATGCAGAATTCCTGCGATTTTGCTTACCGACGCCGAAGGCCCCGCAAGCTCATCGACAAAAATGCCATGAGTACTTGCGAGGCCGTGGAGTCACGGTGTCCATGGTGCCAACCGATGCACGAAAACCTCGTCACCTCAAAACGACACGTATGGCAGGAAACCTACAGTGCCAAAGAAGGTGACCACATGCCATCTGACCTGGACGAGGTGGTGTTTACTTGGCAGCGAAGCCGCCATCGAGCACGTAGTCGATTGCCTTGGTCAGGGTCTCGACATCGGTGGTATCGATAGCCGGGAACATGCCGATGCGCAGCTGGTTGCGACCGAGCTTGCGGTAAGGCTCAACATCCAAGATGCCGTTGGCGCGCAGGATCTTGGCCAACTTGGCGGCATCAATGGCGTCATCGAAGTCGATGGTGCCCACGACCAGTGAGCGCTTTGCCGGTTCAGCCACGAACGGGGTGGCCTCCGGGCGGGCCTCGGCCCACGAATACAAAGCGGAGGAGTTTGCGGTGGTGCGCTCGACCATGCCGGCAAGGCCACCGTTTTCATTCATCCACTGAACTTGGTTCTCCAGCATAAGCAGAGTACCGACAGCCGGGGTGTTGTAAGTCTGGTTCTTGCGGGAGTTGTCGACAGCAGTCTGCAGGTTGAGGAAAGCCGGGATGAAGCGATCGGAATCGTTGATCTTCTCGATGCGCTCGATGGCTGCAGGGCTCATGGCGGCAA containing:
- the sepH gene encoding septation protein SepH, which translates into the protein MRELILSPSESTTTSLVFNAVDEAGVASGEQFFLAVDDSLRAVLLGQPLADDSSTASVTDTQGDFPSSDAGLDSASALTEVHHEVEAGDSGQITAPASDRLAPSEHAGEDHARSDMDSVSDGNAGDAQSQTADAAIGQGQGEDSSKTTGTGSAAGEHKQPRPHRDIDPRLSKPLKTRPREIQERIRAGATIAELAAENDVVEARIEPYAHPVLLERARIAELAKSAHPVRDDGPAKLTLWEVLATAFAARGLDLSTTTWDAYRDAANQWVVKVSWKAGLSENEAEWAYLRHGTSQATAVARNGIAADLIDPDFAKPVRTLSAVAHGVKGIDALIGTVDSELERTLDDIPAVTIDNEDDPDHGSSAGKETLGLDDGSQNGEGDEHDSSHEADAHDEQVAEAHGEDFLQHPGTDKPASKRRRKAVTPHWEDVLLGVRANTKRPRN